GCCGAGGACGATCGCCACGTCCTCGACTGTGTGGTGGTCGTCGATCTCGAGGTCGCCGTCGCAGTCGACTTCGAGGTCGAACAGTCCGTGTTTGGCGAACGACGTCAGCATGTGATCGAAGAAGCCGATACCGGTGTCGACCGCGGCCGCGCCCGTGCCGTCGACGTCGAGGCTGCACTCGATCGACGTCTCGGCCGTCTCGCGGGTTACGGTTGCCGTTCGCTCGCTCATGACGAACTCATACCGGTCCCGCTACAAGGGGGTTCCGCTCGCCGGCGTCCGTGCGACGCCGACCGCCGCTCGGCCGACCGGATCCGGTCCGATCGGCCGAAATCGGAGAAACGGTTTCAAATCGGGTACTAAAACGTCTAACCACCTCTCCGCGGATATGAAACAGTAGGGAACCTCACACTACTGGCGTGAAACGGACCGAAACCGCGCCAATTTTCGCGCCGTTATATGAGTCCTGCAGTGAATGTCGTATTCGTGAAGAGGTGATCCGCCTCATGTCCAGCCCCTCCCCCCTCTCGAACGAATCGATCGCCCCGTCGAGCCCCGAGACGGACCCAAAACGCGGCCACCGCCGCCATCGACTCGTCCGCTCGCTCAAACGCCCCGCACAGTTCCTGTCGTTCTGGGTCGCGATCGCGCTCCCCTTCGTCCACCTTCCGCTGCTCGCACAGGGTCTGGGCGATCCGGCAGTGACGCTGACGTTCGTCGTCCTGCTCGCGGTCAACGCCCTCGCCCTCTACGTCGGTCACGGCTACAATCAGCGCTGAATGCAACTCGTCCTCTCGCCGAATTCGCGGTCCGCCGCTGTCGCCGCCCGTCTCCAGTTTCCCCGTACCGAATGAGTCGCTGTCACTCTCCGCCCGTCCGGTACTCGCCGGCGATTCCGCAGTCGCCACGACCGTGCGGATCCGAGAGCGATCCGATTCGACGCCGCTCACTCGTCGCGGGTATCGGTTATCCGAACCCAGTCTTCGGTACCGCTCTCAGGAATCTCTCTGTCGGGGTCGAACTGTTCGAAACCGACCGTCTCGTAGTCGGGCACCAGGCCGCGTCGGCAGCGCAACGAGCGGTGACCCGATCGACGGTCGATTCGGAGCGCCCGATCAGTCCTCGACCGCGGTCTGTGCGTCTTCGAGCGTGAAGTTTCCTTCGTAGAGCGCGCTGCCGACGACCACGGCCGCTGCGCTGGCGTCCGCGAGCGCCCGCACGTCGTCGAGCGTCGCGACGCCGCCGCTGGCGATCACGGGGATGTCGGTTGCGTCGACCAGGTCGCGGACGGGCTCGGTCGCGACCCCCTCGAGTCGGCCCTCGACGTCGACGTTGGTAAAGAGGATCGCGGCGGCCCCGAGGTCCTCGTATCGCTCGGCGGCCTCGACGGGGCTGATCCCCGCGCCCTCGGTCCAGCCCTCGACGACGACCTCGCCGTCTTTCGCGTCCAGACTAACGACCACGCTGTCGGGGTGAGACTCGCTGATCTCGCCGACGATAGCCGGATTCTCCACTGCCGCGGTGCCGAGGATGACGCGGTCGACGCCGCGCTCGAGCAGGTCGACGGCGTCGGCAGCGGTGCGGATACCCCCGCCCAGCTGCGTCGGCACGTCGACGGCGTCGATCACCGCGTCGATGGCGTCGTCGTTCGCCCGCTCGCCCTCGAAGGCACCGTCGAGGTCGACCAGGTGCAGCGTCTCCGCACCGGCGTCGAGCCACCGCCTGGCGGCCTCGACGGGCTCGCCGTAGGTCTTCTCCGTGCCGCGTTCGCCCTGAACGAGCTGGACGACCTCGCCGTCTTGGATGTCGACCGCCGGAATCACCTCGAACGCCTCGCCGTCGGTGTTCATACGCGAGTGAGCGCGCCCGGCGCGAGTAAAGGCGACGATTTCGCCGAACGATCATCGCTGCGACACTGTTTCGATTCCCGACGGAATTATTACATGTGTGGTTGGTGTGGATCGTACCGTACGATGTCGGTGTCGGGGTACGTTCCGCTCGTACAGGAGCCGCTGGCTCAGCCGGAGCTGACGACGGACATTCTCGTCGTCTTCGGCGTCGTCGCCTTCGCGATCGCGCTGTTCGTCACGGAACGCCTGCCGATCGACGTGACCGCCATCCTGCTGATCGTGGTCCTGGTCGTGTTAGAGCCCTGGACCGGCATCGATCCGGAGACCGGCATCTCGGGGTTCGCGAACGAGGCGACGATCACCGTGCTGGCGATGCTCATCCTGAGCGGCGGGATCAGCCGGACCGGCGTGGTACAGGAGTTGGGGCGGCGGATGGCCTCCTTCGCGGGCGAGAGCATCCGGAAGCAGCTGTTCGCGACCGTCGTAGCCACCAGTCCCGTCTCCGGGTTCCTGAACAACACGCCCGTGGTCGCGCTGCTCGTGCCGGTCGTCACCGACGTCGCGAACCGGGGGAACACCTCGCCGTCGAAGCTGCTCATCCCGCTGTCGTACGCCTCGCAGGTCGGCGGGATGCTCACGCTTATCGGAACATCGACGAACATCCTCGCCAGCGACGTCTCGGCGCGGCTCGGCACGCAGTACCCCGAACTCCACCGGTTCTCGATGTTCGAGTTCACGCAACTGGGCGTCCTGGTCGTCCTCGCCGGCGGGCTCTACCTGATCTTTGTCGGTCACTACCTCCTGCCCGAACGGGTGCCGCCGCGGGCGGACTACCTCGAGGAGTACGCGGTCGAGGACTACGTCGCCGACGTGGCCGTCGTCCCCGGGTCGCCGCTCGCGGGCGCGACAGTCGGCGACGCGACCGACGCACTCGGCGACGAGATCGACGTCGTCCAGGTCATCCGTGCGGCGGACCGCTCGATCGCACCCCGCCGAGACACCCGACTCGAGGAGGGCGACGTCCTGGTCGTCCGCACGAACAGGACCGCGATCACGGCCCTGGAGGACGCGCCAGGAGTCGAACCCGTCGGGCGCCCGGAGTCCGCCGCCGCCGATCTCTCGTCGGACGGCGGGGGGATCATCACGGAACTGGTCGTCTCGCTGGACTCGCGGCTCGTCGGCGAACGGCTCGATCCCGAGGCGTTCCGCGAGGAGTTCGGCGCGGCCGTTCTCGGCCTCCGTCGCCACGGCTCGCTCGTCGGCGAACGGATCGTCGGCCGACGGCTCGACGTCGGCGACACGCTGCTCGTCCAGGCGCCGCCGGACACGCTCGATCGGCTCGCCAGGCGGGACGACGTGATCGTCGCCCGCGAATCGGCCCGGCCCGAGTACCGGTCGGACAAGGCGCCGATCGCCATCGCAATCATGATCGGCGTCGTCGCCGTCGCCGCCCTCGAGATATACCCGATCCTGATCTCCGCGCTCGCGGGCGTCGTCGCGATGGTCGTCGCGGGCGTCCTCGAGCCCAACGAACTCTACGACGCCGTCGAGTGGAACATCATCTTCCTGCTGGCGGGCGTGATCCCGCTCGGTATCGCGCTCGAGGGGACGGGAGCGGCCGCCTATATCGCCTTCCTGGTCGTCCAATCGGCCGGCTTCCTGCCGACGATCGTCGTGCTGTGGCTGTTCTACATCACGACGGGTCTGATCACGGAGGTTATTAGCAACAACGCCAGCGTCGTCCTCCTGATTCCGGTCGCTGCGGCCGCCGCGACCGGGATCGACGCGAACCCCTTCGCGTTCGTGCTCGCCGTGACGTTCGCCGCGAGCACGGCCTTCCTGGGCCCGATCGGCTACCAGACGAACCTGTTCGTCTACGGGCCCGGCGGCTACCGGTTCGGCGATTACTTCCGGATCGGCGCGCCGCTGCAACTGCTGCTGTCGGTCGTCACCGTCGCCGGCATCGCGTTCTTCTGGGGCGTTTGAATCCCCTTCACCCTCGATCTCGACCGCTCTCGGCGTGCGCTGACCGAACGACACTTCCGCCAGTGCGTCGGACGGTCCGGTAATGACGATTCTCGAGGCGCAGCACCTCACGCGCGTCGTCGATGACGAGCGGATCGTCGACGACGTCTCCGTTACGATTTCCGAGTCCGACGTGCTGGTCGTGGTCGGCCCCTCCGGCGCGGGCAAGTCGTCGCTGCTCCGCCTGCTCAACCGACTCGACGAGCCGACCGAGGGGACGGTCCTGTTCGAGGGGACGGACTACCGGTCGATCCCCCCGCGGACGCTCCGCCAGCGGATCGGCCTGGTTCCCCAAGATCCCGCACTGGTCCCGGGCACCGTCGCCGAGAACGTCGCCCGCGGCGCGATCCTCCGAGACGAGTCGGTCGACGACGCCGCGGTCGAGCGACTGCTCGAGCGACTCGGCCTGGCGGACTACACCGACCGCGACGTCGAGGACCTCTCGGGCGGCGAGAAACAGCGCGTCGCCATCGCGCGCACGCTCTACAACGAGCCGGACGTCCTCCTCCTCGACGAGCCGACGTCACATCTCGATCCGGACTCCGAGGAGCGCGTCGAGGCGCTGCTCTCGGAGCTCATCCGCGACCTCGATCTCACCGTCGTATTGGTCACCCACGACGAGGACCAGGCCCGTCGGTTCGGCGAACGGGTGCTGGCACTTCGTGACGGCGTCGTCGACCGCGTCGGGCCGGTCGAGGAGGTGTTGGCCTGATGGATGCTCTCGGCGGGTTCTTCGAACAGTTCACCGATCCGGTGCTTCTCACCGGGCTCGCGCAGGTCGCCGTCGCGGCCGTTCTCGCCGCCCTCGTCGTCGGCCTCTCGCACGTCCGCGGGCTTGCCCTCGAGCGCGAACTCGGCGTCGCGCTGGTCCGCGGGCTCGTCCAGATCGTCGCGATGGGATCGATCGTCGGCCTGTTGCTCACCGTCGACTTCGCCTGGAGCGCGGTCATCCTCCTCGGCATGATGGGCGGCGCGACGTGGATCTCGAAGAACCGCGGCGCGGGCCTTCCCGGCGTGGTGCGGGTCTCGTTCGTCGCGATTCTCTTCGGCGCGGGGCTCGTGATCGTCACGATGACGCTCGCGGGAGCGATCGAGGCGACCGTTCGGAACCTGGTCCCGGTCGGGAGCATGATCATCGCCAACGCCATGCAGATCAACTCGCTGGCGCTCGATCGGTTCAAGAGTGAAATTCAGTCGAACCGGCCCGAGATCGAGGCCGACCTGGCGCTCGGGGCGCCCCCGCAGGCGGTCGTCTCACGCCACGTCAAGACCGGCGTCCGGGCGTCGCTGATCCCGACGATCGACTCGTTGAAGAGCCTCGGCTGGGTCTGGATTCCGGGGATCATGGCCGGGATGATCCTCGGCGGCGAGAATCCCATCTACGCCGCGCTCTATCAGTTCGTCATCATGGCGATGATCTTCGCCGCCGGCGGCCTGACGAGCGTGACCAGCAGCCTGCTGATCGGCACGTACGTCTTCACCGACGCCGAGCAACTGAAGCCGATCGACGCGGCGGCGGACGAGTCGTGATCGCGGGCCGGTACGGATACGTTAGCGGACCCGCGTTCTACGCGCCGTGACGTCGTTCGCGAGGTCGGCCAGGCGGCCGTGGCTCGCCGACCGCGCCTTCCGGTAACGACCTCGCTTCGAATCGAATAGGCGTGTTTTTAGTATCGGATATCGTGACTTCCGAATGTGAACGCGGAACCGCTGCTTGTGATCGGGATCCTTACCGCGATTTTCGTCGGCTACAACATCGGCGGCTCGACGACCGGGCCCGCGTTCGGGCCCGCGGTCGGCGCCAACGTGATCACGAAACTGATGGCGGCCGCACTGATGTCGGTCTTCTTCTTCGTCGGGGCGATCACGATCGGCCCGGCGGTCGTCGACACGCTCGGTCGGGAACTCGTCACCGACACGTCGGTGTTTACGATGCGCTCGAACGTCGCCGTCCTCTTTTTCATCGGGGGCGCGCTGTTCGTCGGCAACTACACTGGCGTTCCCGCCTCGACCTCGATGACCGCGGTCGGCGCGATCGCCGCGCTCGGGTTCGCGACCGGCGAACTCAACTGGGACGTGCTCGGCGAGATCGTCGTCTGGTGGATCGTCGCGCCGATCGTCGGCTTCTGGGTCGCCGGCATGGTTGGGCGCTACTTCTACCCCCGGCTCAACGCCTGGGTCGCCATCGAGGAGAAACAGGGGGGACGGCCGATGGTGACGGTCGATCGCTCGAGCCTTGTCCCGCGGCTCCAATTCGGCGCCGGCGCCGACCGCCGGGAAATCACGGGCGCGCTAATCGTCGTCGCCATCGGCTGTCTGATGGGCTTTTCCTCGGGGACGAGCAACATCGCCAACGCGATCGCGCCGATCTACGGCACCGGCGACGTCGACATGGTGACGCTGATCCTGATCGGGTCGGCCGCGGTCGCCGTCGGCTGTTTCACGATCGCCCGCCGAACGCTGGACACGCTCGGAAACGACATCACGAACCTCCCGCTGACGGCGGCGATCGTCGTCGCGGTCATCAGTTCGGGAATCGTCGTCGGCCTCTCGTCGATCGGCATTCCCGCGAGCTTCGTCGTCATCGCGACGATGAGCATCATCGGCCTGGGCTGGGGCCGGGCTACCCGGACGACGACGCTGTCCGGGGTCCGGGCCGGCGAGGAGACGCGCGTCTCGGTCGGCGCGCTGACGGCCGAGGAGGAGGGCGAACGCTCTCCCAAGATCGGCGAGGAGGAACCCGAGGACATCCCAAAGGCGTCGGACCTGTTCGACCCCTCGACGACGGCCCGCGTGATCCTCATGCAGAACGTGGTGCCGGCGATCTCGACGATCGGCGCCTACCTCACCTTCCGGTTCGTTCCGATCTTCGGTTTCTGACAGAACCATCGCCGTCGCTTCTCGCGCTCGATCGACCGACCGATTTCCCGACCACATCTATTGCGGCCGATGATATTCATATCGGCTTCCCGAAACGTCTTTTCCCGCGGGGAGACTGGCTTCGGGTATGGTATCTGCGATTCTCCTCGTCGGGATCGTCGTGGCGATCTTCGTCGGATTCAACATCGGCGGCTCGTCGACGGGGATCGCCTGGGGGCCGGCCGTCGGCGCGGGCGTCATTGGCAAGACGGCGGCCGCGGCCCTCATGTCCGTCTTCGTCTTCGTCGGCGGCTGGACCGTCGGCCGCAACGTCATCGACACGATGGGCAGCGACATCGTCCCGCCGGAGATCTTCACCCTGCAGGCCAGCATCGTCGTCCTGTTTTTCATCGGCTTGGGGATGCTGATCGCGAACCTCTTCGGCGTCCCCGTCCCCACGTCGATGACCGCCGTCGGCGCGATCGCCGGCCTGGGCCTGGCCACCGGCACGCTGGACATGGTCGTGATGGGACGGATCATCTCGTGGTGGGTCGTCACGCCGATTATCGCCTTCTGGATCGGCGGGATCGTCGGGCGCTACTTCTACCCGTATCTCGACCGGTACTTCGAGATCCGCCAGTCCGAGGGGCCGCTGCTCGCGCTCGATCGGTCCGGTGCGATCCCGACGCCGGTGCTCGGCCCGGGCACGACGGTAAAAGAGCTCGCGACGACGGTCCTGATCGTCGTCATCGCGTGTTACATGGCCTTCGGCGCGGGCGCGAGCAACGTCGCGAACGCGGTCGCGCCCCTGGTCGGCAGCGGCGCGCTCGATATCGGTGGCTACGACGGAACCGACCTCGGCATCGCCATCGGCGCGGTCGCGATCAGCCTCGGCGGGTTCACGATCGCCAGGCGCACGATGGAAGCGGTCGGCAACGACCTCACCGAACTCCCGCTGCTCGCCGCGCTGATCGTCGCCGTCACCGCCGCCTCGATCACCACCATCCTCTCATCGATCGGCATCCCGATCAGCCTGGTGATGGCGACGGTGATGACGATCGTCGGCCTCGGCTGGGGCCGGGCCAGCCGTACCGCCAGCATCGCCGGCCTCGCGCGAGGCGAGGACACCCTCGAGCTCTCGACGAACGTCCTCACCCAGGAGACGCCCAACGAAGTACCCAAGATCGGCGAGGAAGATCCCGAGGACGTCATCGACGCCGACGACCTGGTCCGCCCGGACGCCGTCGCGCGGTTCGTCGTCTTCTGGATCATCGGCCCCTCCGCGTCGGCCGGCCTGGCGTACGCATTTTTCCTCGTGGTTCCGATCTGAGTCGGAACCGATTGAGGACGATCGGGAATAGTCGGGCCGAATGGTGACGTTCTCCGGGACCGTTCGCGGCCCGTTCTCGCCGCGACCGCGGTGTCACGAACCCGATCCCGATCGTCCGAATCATGCCCGGTTTCGGATGGGGCAAGTACTGCGATCTCCGTCCGGATTGTCGAAATATTTCTCATTTCTCTTCCGATCTGCCGACCTTTGTTCAACGAATGTGGGCATTCTTTCGCTCGAAGTGCCCAGTCTCGGCTCAAAGACAATTTAGGACTGAACAGCAAGCTATACCAGTGCGGCCCTCGAACCGCCGAGTGATGCCCACGGTAGAATACCTCAACTACGAAGTACTGGACGACCAGGGCTGGGAGATGGACGACGACGACCTCTTCGGGGAGGCCGCTGACGCCGGTCTCGACGAGGAGGACTACGGCACGCTCGACGTCGCCGAGGGCGAGTACATCCTCGAGGCGGCCGAGGCGCAGGGCTACGACTGGCCCTTCTCGTGCCGCGCAGGTGCCTGTGCGAACTGTGCGGCGATCGTCTTCGATGGCGAGATCGACATGGACATGCAGCAGATCCTCTCGGACGAGGAAGTCGAGGAGAAGAACGTCCGCCTGACCTGCATCGGTTCGCCCGAAACCGACGAGGTCAAGATCGTCTACAACGCCAAGCACCTCGACTACCTGCAGAACCGCGTCATCTAAGGCCGACGGCCGTTTCGAGGCCGCGACGACGATTTTTTCGACCGGAGACGGGAGCCGACCGCCGCGTCACGCGTACCCGTGAGCACGCGGTTCGATCGGGGAGCCGAAACGGGGCGGCGCCGCCGACGCCCGTCTGCGCGACCGCGCCTCTCGCTTCCGCTCTACTCCGTCGATAGGTCCGCTCGATACCGCGTCGTGTTCGTCGCCCAGTGCTCGCCGGCGCGCTTTCGCTTCGTCCGATGTCGTCGCTTCTCGTCCGCGGCTCAATCGTCCGAGATGTGGAAGTTCGGCGACTCGGACCGCGGCGCTGCCTCCTCGAGGAACCGTACCGACGGACTCGCGACGAACGCCATGAGCGAGGCGAGAAACACCGGGGTGATACTCGCGCCGTCCGTCAGCGCGATCGCGATGAGCGCCGACGAGAGCGGCGTCCCCGTCACGACCGAGTTGAACGCTGCCATTCCGGTGAGCATCGCTAACGCCGGCGGGAGACCGGGCACGACGAGCGCCGCCGCCTGACCGACGAGCGCGCCCATGAACATGTGGGGGATGATGAGGCCGCCGATCCAGTTCCCGTGAATCGTGAACGCGGCGGCGACCATGACCGCGCCGAGGGTCAGTAGCAGCGTTCCGAGCGAGAAGCTTCCGTCCAGCAAGACGTTCATCTTCGACCCGCCGTAGAAGTACGAGAGGGGAACGAGCCAACCGAGAACGCCGATGACCGCGCCCGCGACCGTCGTCTTGACGTACACGGCCGGCGACAGCCGACGGAACGCGCCGCCGATCGACGAGAACAGCCGCGTATACACGAGCCCGAACGGGATACAGACGGCGCCGATGCCGACGGCCCACCCCAACTGCGGGAGCGTCGGCGGCACGAACGACGCCGTTTCCCAGACCGGAAACAGGTGCATCCCGCCGAGCGTGACCTCGGTCAGGTAGCCGGCGAACGACGCGACGAACGTCGGAATGATCGCCTCGTAGTACTCGAGCCCGCGCCTGTGGGGGAGTTCGAGCCAGAGGAGCGCCCCGCCGATCGGCGCGCCGAGGATCGTTCCGAACCCCGCCCCCATGCCGGCCAGCGTCAGGAGCTTCGTGGAGTTGTCGAAGCCGAACAGATCCGAGACGTACGTTCCGAACGAGCCGCCGACGACGGACATGACTCCTTCGGGGCCCGCGTTCTGTCCGGCGACCAGGCCGATCAGACCGACGGGGAGGATCGGCACGTTGTCCTCGAGATCGACGCGACCTCCAGTGTGGAACTGCTGAACGAGCGCGGCGAGCGCTCCCGGGTAGAACGTGGTGTAGAGAATCCCGCCGATGAGAATCCCCGCGCCGATACTCACGGGAACGCGCCAGTACGTCGCACCGAAGAGCTCCCAGAGGTGATGTTTCAGAAAGAGCCAGACGACGCGAAACGCCGTGGCGACGAGCCCGACGCCGACGCCCAAGATGGCGGCGACGACGAGCATGTGATGAAAATCGCGTTCGTTCAACTGAACGTAATTCATTACGGGCCGATAGCGCCGGGGGCGACACCAGGTTTACGTTCTCGCCCCGCTGATCTCACCGCTGGACCGCGAGGACGGGAACCGCTCCGTCTCGGAGGACGCGTTCGGTGACGCTTCCCATGAGGAATCGACCGACGCCGGAGCGGCCGTGCGTTCCCATCACGAGAAGATCGATATCGTGCTCGTCGGCGTACGCCAGAATCGTTCGAGCGGGGTCACCTATTTCGACGGCTCCGACCGCGTCGATATCGCGCGAGAGCGCTTCGTCGACGATGCGGCGGGTCGAGTCGGTTCCCTCCTCGCGGAGCGTTTCGAGCTTCTCGGTCCCCTGCCCGACGATGGTGGTACTGTCGCTCTTTTCGACGACCGCGAGGACGTGGACGGTCGCGTCGTATCGCTCTCCCAGGCTGTAGGCGTGGTTCGCCGCGTCCATCGCCGCCTCGCTCCCGTCGGTCGGTACGAGCAGTGCGTCGTACATACTCCTAATACGACCCGGAATCAACTAATATGCTGGCGAGGTTCGCCGTCAGTCGGAGTCGACATTAGCGTCCGATCGAGATGTAGTCGCCGACCGATTGTTCGCGGAGCACCAGTTTGTGGACGCCGACGAGAACGACAACGGCGAGCATGATGGACGCGCTGTCGGCGAGCGACGTGAGGAACCCGAGCGAGACGATTAACGTCGTCGCACAGGCCGGCGGGTGGACCGTGTCGGTCGCGAGCATCGCGCCCGTCGTGATCATCACGGCGAGCACGCCGCTAACGGCGAGCCGTAACTGCGCGGACGAGAGCATCGGCGCGGCCGTCATGACGTTAAGGCCGGGCGCGACGGTGTGGTAGGCGATCCAGCCGGCCGCGACGCCGATGAAGTGGCCGCCGATCACGCGCCGCGGGGCGGTCACCTCGCCGTCCCGGACGGTGGCCAGCAGGAAGGCGGACGGACCGAGACTCGGAAAAATGAGCGTCCGACCGGTAACCCAGGCGAGCGCGCCCAAAATCGTGAGAAGTACGCCGGCATATAGGGTCGAAAATGCCGCGCCCTCCCTCATACGGATAGCATTATCGTACGGACGGATAGGTGTTCACCCGGCAGCGATAGCCGCTGCGTGCCCGCCGTTCGAATACCGAATTCCCTCTTCGCTTCGTCCCGTCGGATCAGTCCGGCGGCTCCGACGTCCGCTCTTGCGAGTCCCGACGCGAGCCGAAAACGTAACGGTACCGCGCTCCGGAGGGCCTGTCGTGACGCTCGCTGGCGCCGTTGCGACGGGCCCGGACCTCCTTCGGCTCGTCGCCGTTCCCGTCTTCGCCTGGACCGCCCTCCGCGACGTCGAGACCAGACGCGTCTCGAGTGTCGTCTGGATTCCCCTCGCCGTGTTCGGGGCCGCGCTGTTGGCCTGGGACGGGTGGCTCGCGTGGACGGCCGGCGGCACCGCCTGGACCCACGAGTTTCTGCTTCCGACGGCGATCAGCCTAGGCCTGGTCGTCCCCATCGCGTACCTGTTCTGGTGGGTTGGCGGCTTCGGCGGGGCCGACGCGAAGGCGTTGCTCGTGCTCGCCGTGCTCTTCCCGACGTTTCCGGAGTACACGGTGGGTCCGCTGACCGTTCCGCTCGAGATGACCCCGATCGGGCCGTTCTCCTTTACGATCCTGACCAACGCCGTCCTCGTGGGGGTCGTCCTGCCGCTCGCGCTCGCCGTTCGCAACGCCGTCGCGGGCCGGATCGCCCCGGTTATGTTCGTCGGCTGGCCGATCGTCTGGGACGAGCTACCGGAGACCCACGGCCGCCTGCTCGAGACGCCGTCGGGTCTCTCCCGCGGCGGACTCGACCTCGATGCGTTGCGGATGTACCTCCGCTGGCGCGGGCTCTCGCTGGCCGACCTGCGCGCCGATCCCGACCGGTACCGCGATCCGGCGACGCTTCCGGACGAGCCGAACCCGCCGACCGACGGGGCCGTGACCGCGGACGCGGCCGATGCGACGGCCCACCCCGACGGCGGCACGATCGATTCGAGTGCCGAGCCCGACGCTGACTTGGACCGGCCTGGCGCTGCCGTCGGGCCCGCCGTCGCCGACGCTCCCGCGTCGGAGTATAACGACCCCTGGGGCGCCGACGCCTTCCTCGAGGACATCGAGGGCTCGGCCTACGGGACGACTCCCGAGACGCTTCGCGAGGGCCTCGACGTGATCGCGAGCGAGGACGCGGTCTGGATCTCGCCCGGCACGCCGTTTCTCGTTCCCGTGTTCGTCGGCCTGGTGATCGCGCTGGTCTACGGCGACCTGTTGTTAGGGACGCTGTTCTGAGTTCGACCCGTTACAGCGTCCGCTCGTACAGCGGCACGAGCACCGTCCAGAGGAGCACGAACGCGACGCCGACGCCGATCAGTGCCAGCCACGGATCTCCGCGACCGGTCGGCACGCCGGTCGAGAGAAGGACGAAGGTTCCGACGAACAGCAGACAACAGACGAGGACGCTGCCGAGTTCGAGGACCGTGGCGACGGGGTGGGCGCGAAACTGCGCGACGATGCCGGCGAGGGCCATACTCGAGGCTCGCGCGGGGACGGCAAAAACGTCACGGCGGTTCGAGGTCGCGCTCGGGTTCGAACTCCGCCGACGAGCAGTCGCTCCGTCCGCGTTAGGTGCGTGATTCGATGTCCGCGGCGATCTCGTCGAGTTCGTCGTCGCCGAGGTCGGGGCGGTCGCCGACGACCCCGTGGATGGGGCCGCCGCCGTCGCCCTCGAAGCGGGGGACGATGTGACAGTGGACGTGGGGGACCTCTTGCCCGGCCGCCTCGCCGTTGTTGAACGCGACGGTCGTCGCGTCGGCGTCGACGGCCTCCTCGACGGCGGGGACCATGCGGTGAACGGTGTCGTAGAGGTCCGCCGCGACGTCCTCGGGGACGTCGTTCAGCCGTTCGTACTCGTCCCTGGGGATCACCAGCGTGTGGCCCGGCGCCAGCGGGTTGGCGTCCAGAAAGGCGACCGTCGTCTCGTCCTCGTACACGATGCGCGCGGGGATCTCCCCCTCGACGATCTGGCTGAAGATCGTACTCATACGCCAGTGTGCATCGCGTTGCCGTATGAAGGTTTCCCGCCAGCGCGCTCGACGCGCCCGCCTGGCGGGACCGGTTCGGCCGTCGGCGCGTGCGGACCCGCGGCGCCGCCGAACGGTCGCCGAGTGACAGTCGATCGAGTTGCAATTATCTGCAGAACGGCCGATCTCTGTAAAATTTTTCGCGTATTGCTAGCCTAGAGTACTACAAATGTTAATACTACGGCGGCTATAGATTCTGCTCTAGAATCGTACGCGCTCGGGAACGGGTCGCCCGCCCGGCCGGCACGATAGCGCTCGCGACCGTTCCCGTCAGGAGATTTCCCCATGGTAGAGGTACTGTACGCCATC
This window of the Natrinema salifodinae genome carries:
- the hisA gene encoding 1-(5-phosphoribosyl)-5-[(5-phosphoribosylamino)methylideneamino]imidazole-4-carboxamide isomerase, whose product is MNTDGEAFEVIPAVDIQDGEVVQLVQGERGTEKTYGEPVEAARRWLDAGAETLHLVDLDGAFEGERANDDAIDAVIDAVDVPTQLGGGIRTAADAVDLLERGVDRVILGTAAVENPAIVGEISESHPDSVVVSLDAKDGEVVVEGWTEGAGISPVEAAERYEDLGAAAILFTNVDVEGRLEGVATEPVRDLVDATDIPVIASGGVATLDDVRALADASAAAVVVGSALYEGNFTLEDAQTAVED
- a CDS encoding SLC13 family permease — protein: MSVSGYVPLVQEPLAQPELTTDILVVFGVVAFAIALFVTERLPIDVTAILLIVVLVVLEPWTGIDPETGISGFANEATITVLAMLILSGGISRTGVVQELGRRMASFAGESIRKQLFATVVATSPVSGFLNNTPVVALLVPVVTDVANRGNTSPSKLLIPLSYASQVGGMLTLIGTSTNILASDVSARLGTQYPELHRFSMFEFTQLGVLVVLAGGLYLIFVGHYLLPERVPPRADYLEEYAVEDYVADVAVVPGSPLAGATVGDATDALGDEIDVVQVIRAADRSIAPRRDTRLEEGDVLVVRTNRTAITALEDAPGVEPVGRPESAAADLSSDGGGIITELVVSLDSRLVGERLDPEAFREEFGAAVLGLRRHGSLVGERIVGRRLDVGDTLLVQAPPDTLDRLARRDDVIVARESARPEYRSDKAPIAIAIMIGVVAVAALEIYPILISALAGVVAMVVAGVLEPNELYDAVEWNIIFLLAGVIPLGIALEGTGAAAYIAFLVVQSAGFLPTIVVLWLFYITTGLITEVISNNASVVLLIPVAAAAATGIDANPFAFVLAVTFAASTAFLGPIGYQTNLFVYGPGGYRFGDYFRIGAPLQLLLSVVTVAGIAFFWGV
- a CDS encoding ABC transporter ATP-binding protein, translating into MTILEAQHLTRVVDDERIVDDVSVTISESDVLVVVGPSGAGKSSLLRLLNRLDEPTEGTVLFEGTDYRSIPPRTLRQRIGLVPQDPALVPGTVAENVARGAILRDESVDDAAVERLLERLGLADYTDRDVEDLSGGEKQRVAIARTLYNEPDVLLLDEPTSHLDPDSEERVEALLSELIRDLDLTVVLVTHDEDQARRFGERVLALRDGVVDRVGPVEEVLA
- a CDS encoding ABC transporter permease, encoding MDALGGFFEQFTDPVLLTGLAQVAVAAVLAALVVGLSHVRGLALERELGVALVRGLVQIVAMGSIVGLLLTVDFAWSAVILLGMMGGATWISKNRGAGLPGVVRVSFVAILFGAGLVIVTMTLAGAIEATVRNLVPVGSMIIANAMQINSLALDRFKSEIQSNRPEIEADLALGAPPQAVVSRHVKTGVRASLIPTIDSLKSLGWVWIPGIMAGMILGGENPIYAALYQFVIMAMIFAAGGLTSVTSSLLIGTYVFTDAEQLKPIDAAADES
- a CDS encoding inorganic phosphate transporter, with amino-acid sequence MNAEPLLVIGILTAIFVGYNIGGSTTGPAFGPAVGANVITKLMAAALMSVFFFVGAITIGPAVVDTLGRELVTDTSVFTMRSNVAVLFFIGGALFVGNYTGVPASTSMTAVGAIAALGFATGELNWDVLGEIVVWWIVAPIVGFWVAGMVGRYFYPRLNAWVAIEEKQGGRPMVTVDRSSLVPRLQFGAGADRREITGALIVVAIGCLMGFSSGTSNIANAIAPIYGTGDVDMVTLILIGSAAVAVGCFTIARRTLDTLGNDITNLPLTAAIVVAVISSGIVVGLSSIGIPASFVVIATMSIIGLGWGRATRTTTLSGVRAGEETRVSVGALTAEEEGERSPKIGEEEPEDIPKASDLFDPSTTARVILMQNVVPAISTIGAYLTFRFVPIFGF